A window of Phyllobacterium sp. T1293 contains these coding sequences:
- the recF gene encoding DNA replication/repair protein RecF (All proteins in this family for which functions are known are DNA-binding proteins that assist the filamentation of RecA onto DNA for the initiation of recombination or recombinational repair.), giving the protein MISDDPTAGAGKPARVSISRLKLAQFRNYENLSLRLGPSHVVLTGENGSGKTNLLEAISFLSPGRGLRRATYTDVTRNDAPDGFAIHAAIETEEGSVDVGTGLAGNAPGDTARRVRINGVTATSADDLLEYSRILWLVPSMDGLFTGPAGDRRRFLDRMVLAIDPAHGRRVADYEKAMRSRNRLLTEERGNSAWLDAIETPMAELGIAIAAARAELMRLINGMIERLPDDSPFPKADCILNGELEARIGIESATDVEETFRRALHDGRSRDRAAGRTLDGPHRSDLLVRHRPKGMPAELCSTGEQKALLIGLILSHARLTGELAGMAPILLLDEIAAHLDEGRRAALFDIIEELGGQAFMTGTDRALFSSLAGRAQFFDVAHGEVHAG; this is encoded by the coding sequence ATGATAAGCGATGATCCCACAGCGGGTGCAGGTAAACCGGCCCGTGTTTCCATCAGCCGGTTGAAGCTCGCGCAATTTCGCAATTATGAAAACCTGTCGCTGCGGCTTGGACCGTCGCATGTGGTGCTGACGGGGGAAAACGGCTCGGGCAAGACCAATCTGCTCGAGGCGATTTCGTTCCTCTCGCCGGGCCGCGGGTTGCGCCGCGCGACCTATACGGATGTTACCCGTAATGATGCGCCTGATGGTTTTGCCATCCACGCGGCCATCGAAACCGAAGAGGGCTCGGTTGATGTCGGCACGGGACTGGCGGGCAATGCGCCGGGAGATACGGCACGGCGTGTGCGCATCAATGGTGTGACTGCAACGAGCGCCGATGACCTTTTGGAGTATTCCCGCATTCTCTGGCTGGTGCCGTCCATGGATGGGCTCTTCACCGGTCCCGCTGGTGATCGCAGGCGTTTTCTCGACCGTATGGTGCTTGCTATTGATCCAGCGCATGGCCGCCGCGTGGCTGACTATGAGAAAGCCATGCGCAGCCGTAACCGCCTCTTGACGGAAGAGCGCGGTAATAGCGCCTGGCTTGATGCCATCGAGACGCCTATGGCCGAGCTTGGCATTGCCATTGCCGCAGCCCGCGCCGAGCTTATGCGCCTGATCAACGGCATGATCGAGCGGCTGCCGGATGACAGCCCCTTCCCCAAGGCTGATTGCATCCTCAACGGCGAGTTGGAAGCGCGCATCGGCATCGAATCGGCAACCGATGTAGAAGAAACCTTTCGCCGCGCACTGCATGATGGGCGCAGCCGCGACCGGGCAGCGGGGCGAACGCTGGATGGTCCGCATCGATCCGATCTTCTGGTGCGGCACCGGCCCAAGGGCATGCCCGCTGAACTTTGTTCGACGGGCGAGCAGAAAGCCCTGCTCATTGGCCTTATCCTGTCCCATGCACGCCTGACAGGCGAACTCGCAGGCATGGCGCCCATACTTCTGCTGGACGAGATTGCCGCCCATCTTGACGAAGGCCGCCGGGCAGCACTTTTCGACATCATCGAAGAGCTTGGCGGTCAAGCCTTCATGACCGGCACCGACCGGGCGTTGTTTTCAAGTCTCGCGGGTCGCGCCCAG
- the dnaN gene encoding DNA polymerase III subunit beta → MRVTLERSNLLKSLNHVHRVVERRNTIPILSNVLLQAEGASLALKATDLDLEVTEATAAQIEQSGATTVPAHLLYDIVRKLPDGAEVMLATNTDGNSMTVTSGRSNFRLQCLPQSDFPELTAGSFTHTFRITSTALKSLIERTQFAISTEETRYYLNGIYFHAIESEGSLKLRAVATDGHRLARAELEAPSGAEGMPGIIIPRKTVAELQKLVDDPDVAVTIELSDTKIRFTIGSVVLTSKLIDGTFPDYQRVIPSGNDKKLTIDRQSFASAVDRVSTISSERGRAVKLTIADGQLTLTVNNPDSGSATDELAADYDSDPIEIGFNAKYLLDITAQLSGSEAIFMLADAGSPTLVRDTGDANALYVLMPMRV, encoded by the coding sequence ATGCGTGTAACTCTTGAACGTTCCAATCTTCTGAAGTCGCTCAACCATGTCCATCGCGTGGTGGAACGGCGCAACACCATTCCGATTCTTTCGAACGTTCTTTTACAGGCCGAGGGTGCAAGTCTTGCCCTCAAAGCGACCGACCTTGATCTTGAAGTAACCGAAGCCACGGCTGCCCAGATTGAACAATCGGGCGCGACCACAGTACCGGCACATCTGCTCTATGACATCGTGCGCAAGCTGCCCGATGGCGCGGAAGTCATGCTGGCGACCAACACCGATGGCAATTCGATGACTGTGACCTCCGGCCGGTCGAATTTCCGCCTGCAGTGCCTGCCGCAATCGGATTTTCCCGAGCTAACAGCGGGCTCCTTCACTCACACATTCCGCATTACCTCGACAGCGCTGAAAAGCCTGATTGAGCGGACCCAGTTCGCCATCTCGACCGAAGAAACCCGCTATTATCTCAATGGCATCTATTTCCATGCCATCGAAAGCGAAGGTTCGCTGAAACTGCGTGCTGTCGCCACGGACGGACATCGTCTGGCGCGCGCGGAACTCGAAGCGCCGTCAGGTGCCGAAGGCATGCCCGGCATCATCATTCCGCGCAAGACAGTTGCCGAATTGCAGAAGCTTGTCGATGATCCGGATGTCGCTGTCACGATCGAATTGTCGGACACCAAGATCCGCTTCACCATTGGCTCGGTGGTTCTCACCTCCAAGCTGATTGACGGCACATTCCCTGACTATCAGCGCGTCATTCCATCCGGCAATGACAAGAAGCTGACCATCGACCGCCAGAGCTTTGCCTCTGCCGTTGACCGCGTGTCGACGATCTCAAGCGAGCGTGGCCGCGCCGTCAAACTGACCATTGCCGACGGCCAGCTGACATTGACCGTGAACAACCCGGATTCCGGCAGCGCAACGGACGAGCTTGCCGCTGATTATGATTCCGATCCCATCGAGATTGGCTTCAACGCAAAATATCTCCTTGATATCACAGCCCAGCTTTCCGGCTCCGAGGCGATCTTCATGCTCGCTGATGCGGGCTCGCCAACATTGGTGCGCGATACGGGCGATGCAAATGCGCTCTACGTGCTCATGCCAATGCGGGTTTAA